In Shewanella glacialimarina, the genomic stretch TCAAATAAAACGGCTAATTCTGGGGGGCTTTGTTGCTCTTCATCAGCATTTAACGTCTGATCACCCTCTTGTTCTGGCTCAATATCAGCCATTAAAAGGTCATATAAATTGGAGTCGCTCATAGTCATTAGGTCGCTTATTGTCACCAGCCTGCACTAATATTGATTAGTTAACAGTTGGTCAAATTGATCCAATAGTGCAATTATCTCTTGTCTGTCAGGTAGCGCTTGCCACACCTGTTGCGCCATTGGCGCTATCGCCATTTGGCTAGGTAACGAGCTTTGCGTGTCGATTAATTGCTGCATTTTAGGAATAAAAATAAATTGTAACCATTGCTCAAATGCTAAGGTATCGCATGCAAATGGAGCCGTACTTGCCAGCGCTATAGTGGAAGGAGGCGTTAATGACCATAGACCTAACAACTTGAGTTGCTGCTCTAATTTTTCTAAAAAAGTCAGACTCGCTTCATAAAGCATATATAATGGCTCAAATACAATGGCAAAGGTTGAATATGATAACATTAGCCACCATTAATACCCACATATTGCCACGTTTTGTATAGCGAGTCCCCATGACAGAAATCACCACCCTTAGCCAATTTCTTGCCACAGCTAACACTCAATTCCAGGTTTATGATTTAGGCAGAAGAGTACAAAATATCGATATGATGGCATTTCATCAAATAGAGTCATTGGTTGCCCCCTACCCTTATCCCATTCAAGGCCATGCGCAGTTTGCGATAGTTTTTTGGCAGCAAAGCCAACAACCATACATTTGGTTTATCAAACTGGCCCTTGATGAACAGGGATTACTCTCCCCCGCGCCAAGACAACAATTTATAAAGATGATTTTAGAGGCGTTAGGCCGAGATCCGACTCAAGACCTAACGGATGAACAGCAACAACAATTGGCTAACCACCCATTCAGCTTTAAACCCAATCAACATAAATTGGCTATTTTTAATGCCTTAGTCAAAAAACAACTGGGCGAGCAAGCCTCAAATCAATATGAAATTGCAGCGCAGTATCTTGCCGGGCAAATGCCGCCACAACAATGGCAGCAAATTGGTATGCAAGGTTTAGCCGATGTATGCGTGAGAATGTCATCATTTGACCACCAACAGGATATTATCAACATTTTGCCGCTGGCCCCTGTAGAAGTACAAGCGGCATTATGTAGCTGCTTTGAACACCTGCCGATTGAACAGCCCTTAGCTGACGTATTAGTAACATTATTTGACCAATCCCCAGTAGAATATAAGGGGCTATTTTTAAAAGCGTTGGCATCAAATACAAAACTCAGTCAACAGGCAATACATAGATTAAATGTTCAAGATCAACTTGATGAAACTATGCTAATCACAATAGCAGCGCGTAATTGGTTAGCATTGAAAGATGACACCACCCGCAAATTCTTTTTAGAAGCGCTGGCAAAACAGCCACAAAGCTTTTTTAATCAAGTTTTTGCTGATATTGTTGCCATACCAAGCTTGCGTAATGCTTTACTAACAGATTTGCGTAATCCAGATCGCAGCGAACAACTCTCCCTCGCCATTGGCGGTTTATTTAAGGCAACAAGCCTATGATGTCTGATTTTTTAATAATGGCTGCACTGATTGTCACCGCTGCTTTCTTCTGGCAGTTACGCAATATGGCTGAACTTAGTCGCGTTTTCGCTGAGCAGGCTTGTGGCAAACAAAAAGTGCAGCTACTTGCAATCGCTATGGAATCTGCTCGCCCAAGTTTAGGCGGGCAAACTGGCTTATGTTGGCGAGCTAAGTTTATGTTTGAATTTAGCACTGATGGGATGAATCAATATCAGGCGCATATTAATATGCATGGAAAAAGAGTCACTAAAATAGACTGGCCGATTTTCCCTGAACCTGAATGGTTTGATGCACCAATGTCACAGGGAAAATTTGGTGGCTGCGGCACTAAAACAAGTTGTGATTCAGGTAAGTGTCATTAGCTATCAAACTGATGTTAACAGACTGAGTTAGACCCATCATGATTCACTCACAAAATGTTATCTTAACGGGTAGCATTTTTGTTTGTGATAATGGTTGGCTAATAGCTGTGGATTCATTCTAGTGCGGTAACGAATTGAAAACTCATTTAAAAACATGCAGACATAAAAAAGCCCCGACGCAGTGTCGAGGCTTCTTTATCCATCACTCAATCTCGATATAAATATCAAAGTGAGTCTAATAATGGTACCCGAGGCCAGACTTGAACTGGCACGCTTATTCAGCGAGGGATTTTAAATCCCTTGTGTCTACCGATTCCACCACTCGGGCAAACTGTGACGAATTGAATTTCAATTCGTAGAATCTATTGTCAACTTAACAACTTAGGTTGTGCCGCTGAACTTGCTGCACACTTTACTGTTTTTTTGAAATCACGCAACTATTAATTTTAATCAAACGATTCAAGTGACTTAAAAAACAACAAACTGAAGTGTTTTTATTCATTAACCGCTAAAAATTAAACAGCAAGTCTAATACCCATGCTTTATTAGGGCGTTGGTGTTATCGGTCACTCGAACTAAGCATGGCAACGCAGTGATGATAAAATAAAACTTATCCGCTATAAAAAAAGGCCGCTAACGCGACCTTCTTTTAATACTAAACAAACTCACAGCTTAATTAGCTACGTTGACGCGTAGGCTTAGCTTTACCAGTGACCACTTTCGTTTTACGCACAGCACGACGAATTTTAGCACTTTTCACTTTCGAGCGTGAAACACTGTGTTTATCGTGTCCGATAAGTGAACGGGTTTCAACGTCTAAGCTAGCCAGCTGACGCAAATAGTTCACTTGGTCTAATGAAAGTTCTAACCACCCGCCACGCGGCAGTGATTTAGGTAATTCAATCATGCCATAGCGAATACGGATCAGGCGGCTTACTTGTATTTCTTGTGATTCCCATAAACGACGCACCTCACGGTTACGACCTTCACGTAATGTCACATGCCACCACTGGTTTATGCCTTCACCACCGGCAGGTTTAACGCTATCGAACATGGCTGGGCCATCTTCTAGAGTCACACCGGTACGTAAACGCTGCACAGCAGCCTCTGGTACTTCACCAAAGGTACGCACGGCATATTCACGCTCAACTTCGTTCGATGGATGCATTAAGCGGTTAGCTAACTCGCCATCTGAAGTAAATAACAATAAACCTGAGGTGTTAATATCTAAACGTCCAACAGCAACCCAGCGTGAGTCACGCATGTTAGGTAAACGTTCAAAAACCGTTGGGCGGCCTTCAGGGTCTTTGCGCGAACAAATTTCACCTTCAGGTTTGTGGTACGCCAACACACGACAAATAACTTCGTCTACTGACTTTAATGCAATCGCGCGTCCATCGATACGTATTTTGGCACTAGCCTCAACACGGTCACCAAGATTGGCAATTTCACCATCAATACTAACTCGGCCTGCAGCAATCCATGCCTCCATCTCACGACGGGAGCCATGGCCTGCACGGGCCAAGACTTTCTGCAACTTTTCGCTCATTAGTATTACTCTTTAGTTTGCTCTTACGAGACTTGCTCTTGCGAGGTTTGCTCCACATTTTGTGGTGCCTGTTGGGCTTTTTCAAACATCGCTTGAAGTGACTCAATATCATTTAGCTCAGGTAAATCAGCTAACTTTTTTAAGCCAAAATAAGATAAAAAATCAATGGTGGTTGCATACAGTGCTGGTCTACCCGGCACCTCTTTGTGTCCGACCACTTTTATCCAATGTCTATCAGCTAAACTTTTAATGATGTGACTGCTGATCGCCACACCTCTTATTTGTTCAATATCGCCCCGGGTAACGGGTTGTCGATAGGCAATCACGGCTAAGGTTTCCATGGTTGCACGAGAATACTTTGGCGCTTTTTCTTGCCAGAGTGGCTGTAAAAAAGGGCTGAGTATTTCTTGAGTTTGAAAACGATATCCGCCGGCCACTTGCACCAGTTGAACACCGCGCTCTTGGTATTCTTGCTGTAATTCATCTACAGCGGCTTTAATTTTAACCCGTGACACGTTGAAATCAGCCAGTACGGTTTCTCTCAACGCTTTAATGGTCATCGGCTTGGCTAATACAAATAAACTGGCTTCGATTAATTGCTTTAATTGAGTCGGGTTTATTTGCATCATGGTTTACACTTATTTAACATTACTTGGCTTTAATATAAATGGTGGCAAAAGGCTCGTTCTGCACCACATCCACTAATAACTCTTTAATCAATTCCATTAACGCTAAAAAACTTACCACCACACCGGCACGGCCTTCTTCAAAATCAAATAACTGCTCAAAATGCAGGTATTCGTTACTGGATAGCTTAGCTAAAATTTGGCTCATTCGCTCGCGTGTGGACAGTTGCTCGCGCTTTACATGGTGATCTTCGCTCGCGTCAATGCGTTTTAGTACCTCACCAAATGCACGTGCTAATTCTAACAAGGTCACATCTGGAGGTACAATAATAGGCTTGATGTTGGGTGCTTTGGCAGCACTGACTTGAAATACATCCCGCTCTAGTCGAGGTAATTCATCTAAATCGTATGCAGCCTGTTTAATCACTTCATAGGCTTTCAACTGACGAATAAGTACAACTCTAGGGTCTTCTTCCTCATCGTTTTCTGTCACCATTTTAGGCAACAACAAACGTGATTTAATTTCAGCTAAGGTTGCTGCCATCACTAAATAATCGGCTGCTAGCTCAATTCTCGCCTCAGTTAACACTTCGATATAAAGTAAATACTGCTGAGAAATTTGCTGAATGGGTAAATCAACCACATCCAATTTTTGCTTGCGAATTAGGTATAAAAGTAAATCTAGCGGCCCTTCAAATGACTCTAGAAATACCTCTAATGCTTCTGGGGGAATAAACAAATCACTGGGCATAACGTCTAACGCTTTGCCGCGAACTATGGCTAATGGAAGGCTTTGTTGATGACCCTGCATAGCGCTCCGTTTGTTATGATTATTAGTGCGTAATGACTGTTTCTTCGCCCAATAAAACAGGCCCTAAAAGCGAACGCGCGATTATACGCATTAATGGATAAGGATTAAAC encodes the following:
- the rluB gene encoding 23S rRNA pseudouridine(2605) synthase RluB is translated as MSEKLQKVLARAGHGSRREMEAWIAAGRVSIDGEIANLGDRVEASAKIRIDGRAIALKSVDEVICRVLAYHKPEGEICSRKDPEGRPTVFERLPNMRDSRWVAVGRLDINTSGLLLFTSDGELANRLMHPSNEVEREYAVRTFGEVPEAAVQRLRTGVTLEDGPAMFDSVKPAGGEGINQWWHVTLREGRNREVRRLWESQEIQVSRLIRIRYGMIELPKSLPRGGWLELSLDQVNYLRQLASLDVETRSLIGHDKHSVSRSKVKSAKIRRAVRKTKVVTGKAKPTRQRS
- a CDS encoding DUF3301 domain-containing protein: MMSDFLIMAALIVTAAFFWQLRNMAELSRVFAEQACGKQKVQLLAIAMESARPSLGGQTGLCWRAKFMFEFSTDGMNQYQAHINMHGKRVTKIDWPIFPEPEWFDAPMSQGKFGGCGTKTSCDSGKCH
- a CDS encoding segregation and condensation protein A; the encoded protein is MQGHQQSLPLAIVRGKALDVMPSDLFIPPEALEVFLESFEGPLDLLLYLIRKQKLDVVDLPIQQISQQYLLYIEVLTEARIELAADYLVMAATLAEIKSRLLLPKMVTENDEEEDPRVVLIRQLKAYEVIKQAAYDLDELPRLERDVFQVSAAKAPNIKPIIVPPDVTLLELARAFGEVLKRIDASEDHHVKREQLSTRERMSQILAKLSSNEYLHFEQLFDFEEGRAGVVVSFLALMELIKELLVDVVQNEPFATIYIKAK
- the scpB gene encoding SMC-Scp complex subunit ScpB — protein: MQINPTQLKQLIEASLFVLAKPMTIKALRETVLADFNVSRVKIKAAVDELQQEYQERGVQLVQVAGGYRFQTQEILSPFLQPLWQEKAPKYSRATMETLAVIAYRQPVTRGDIEQIRGVAISSHIIKSLADRHWIKVVGHKEVPGRPALYATTIDFLSYFGLKKLADLPELNDIESLQAMFEKAQQAPQNVEQTSQEQVS
- a CDS encoding YqcC family protein; this translates as MLYEASLTFLEKLEQQLKLLGLWSLTPPSTIALASTAPFACDTLAFEQWLQFIFIPKMQQLIDTQSSLPSQMAIAPMAQQVWQALPDRQEIIALLDQFDQLLTNQY
- a CDS encoding DUF3549 family protein; translation: MTEITTLSQFLATANTQFQVYDLGRRVQNIDMMAFHQIESLVAPYPYPIQGHAQFAIVFWQQSQQPYIWFIKLALDEQGLLSPAPRQQFIKMILEALGRDPTQDLTDEQQQQLANHPFSFKPNQHKLAIFNALVKKQLGEQASNQYEIAAQYLAGQMPPQQWQQIGMQGLADVCVRMSSFDHQQDIINILPLAPVEVQAALCSCFEHLPIEQPLADVLVTLFDQSPVEYKGLFLKALASNTKLSQQAIHRLNVQDQLDETMLITIAARNWLALKDDTTRKFFLEALAKQPQSFFNQVFADIVAIPSLRNALLTDLRNPDRSEQLSLAIGGLFKATSL